A DNA window from Flavisolibacter ginsenosidimutans contains the following coding sequences:
- the dnaE gene encoding DNA polymerase III subunit alpha — protein sequence MKFSHLHVHTQYSLLDGAASIQSLYKKAIDDGMPALAISDHGNMFGAFEFVSQAYKHVDENGKPKVKPIVGCEFYLVADRHRRQFTKEEKDKRYHQILLAKNETGYKNLVKLTSLGYMEGLYGKYPRIDKELILKHHEGLIATTCCLGAMVPQAILAGKEEEAEKEFKWWLDLFGEDYYVEFQRHGMAEQDKVNDVLVKFATKHNVKVIASNDSHYTDVEDFNAHDILLCINTGEKQATPALREFADDDVNMKDKRFAFPNDQFYFKKTAEMSKTFHDLPQALDNTNEIVDKVELLNLKRDILLPAFPLPKEFQQHDDSNLNQWEFLKHITYEGAKERYHEITEEIRERIDFELFTIKTMGFAGYFLIVSDFIKAGRDLGVFVGPGRGSAAGSVVAYCIGITNIDPIKYKLLFERFLNPDRKSMPDIDTDFDDEGRQKVIDYVVEKYGKNQVAQIVTYGTMAAKSSIKDVARVMDLPLPESNALAKLVPEKPGTKLYRCLHAPITSKEGEKPLEDDYSSDDIENIKRLREVYNSKGLQADVLHIAEKLEGSVRNTGIHAAGIIIAPKDLTELIPVFASKETDLCITQIEGSIIEDSGVIKMDFLGLKTLSIIRDALINIKEKHGVDIDIDAIPLDDAATYELYQRADTIATFQFESPGMQKYLKELKPDQFADLIAMNALYRPGPMAYIPQYVDRKHGREAVEYDLPEMAEYLEETYGITVYQEQVMLLAQKIAGFSKGDADVLRKAMGKKDRKTLDKMKSKFIDGAKEKGHKKDVLEKIWTDWEAFAQYAFNKSHSTCYAYVAYQTAYLKAHYPAEYMAAVLNHANAIEKLTFFMEECKRMGLTVLGPDINESQKGFAVNAEGEIRFGLGGLKGVGEAAVESIIDERKSGGVFEDPFNFMKRINQRTVNKKTLESLIYAGAFDEFPQLHRAQYLCVPEGETQNGLEKMIRYGNVVQAESLSTTNTLFGDLPAVLDIKPPAIPNCPPFSLTEKLEKEKEVTGIYLSGHPLDHYRFEIKYYGITSIADFNEIKESAILAGQGRTYKMLCLVSGVNHRISRQGNKFGAFTVEDYSGKTELVLFGDDYARYQHFFLQGSAIYLTGSFKQRWNKAEFEFKITGITLAENVKRSLTKQLCLEMDVRNIQPEWIEFLEKNLKAFPGPSSVRITITEPKTDMKAALQTNGHGFELNTAMIQFLEKRPEIEVKVATTV from the coding sequence ATGAAGTTTTCACACCTACACGTTCACACCCAATACTCATTGCTCGACGGCGCGGCCTCCATCCAATCGCTTTATAAAAAGGCTATTGACGACGGAATGCCCGCGCTTGCCATCTCCGATCACGGCAACATGTTTGGTGCATTTGAATTTGTTTCACAGGCCTATAAACACGTTGATGAAAACGGAAAGCCTAAGGTAAAACCCATAGTGGGTTGTGAGTTTTATTTGGTAGCCGACCGGCATCGCCGACAGTTTACCAAGGAAGAAAAAGACAAGCGTTATCATCAGATTTTATTAGCTAAAAACGAAACGGGCTACAAAAATTTGGTGAAGCTTACGTCGCTTGGGTACATGGAAGGCTTGTACGGAAAATACCCGCGCATTGACAAAGAGCTTATTCTAAAACACCACGAAGGATTGATTGCCACAACCTGTTGTTTAGGTGCAATGGTACCTCAGGCCATTTTAGCCGGAAAGGAAGAAGAAGCCGAAAAAGAATTCAAATGGTGGCTGGATTTATTCGGTGAAGATTATTACGTGGAGTTTCAGCGTCATGGCATGGCCGAGCAAGACAAGGTGAACGACGTGTTGGTAAAATTTGCGACGAAGCACAATGTAAAAGTTATTGCTTCTAACGACTCGCATTATACTGACGTTGAAGATTTCAACGCTCACGATATTCTGCTTTGCATCAATACCGGCGAGAAGCAGGCCACTCCTGCCCTGCGCGAATTTGCCGATGATGATGTGAACATGAAGGACAAGCGTTTTGCTTTTCCAAATGATCAGTTTTATTTCAAGAAGACGGCGGAAATGTCGAAGACCTTTCATGATCTGCCGCAGGCGCTTGACAATACCAACGAAATTGTTGACAAGGTTGAATTGCTCAACCTTAAACGCGATATTCTTCTTCCCGCTTTTCCGTTGCCAAAAGAATTTCAGCAACACGATGACAGCAATTTAAATCAGTGGGAATTCCTTAAGCACATCACTTACGAAGGTGCGAAAGAGCGTTACCATGAGATTACGGAAGAAATCCGCGAACGCATCGACTTTGAATTGTTCACCATCAAGACGATGGGCTTTGCCGGGTACTTTTTGATTGTATCTGATTTCATTAAAGCCGGTCGCGATTTGGGTGTATTTGTCGGTCCGGGCCGCGGTTCGGCAGCGGGTTCGGTAGTGGCTTATTGCATCGGCATCACAAACATTGACCCGATTAAATACAAATTGCTGTTTGAACGCTTCCTGAATCCAGACCGTAAATCAATGCCTGATATTGATACGGATTTTGACGACGAAGGCCGGCAAAAAGTAATTGATTATGTAGTTGAGAAATACGGCAAGAACCAGGTGGCGCAGATCGTAACTTATGGTACGATGGCGGCCAAGTCGAGCATCAAAGATGTGGCTCGTGTAATGGATTTACCCTTGCCCGAATCGAACGCGTTGGCCAAGTTGGTTCCCGAAAAACCGGGCACAAAACTTTACCGTTGCCTTCATGCGCCGATTACTTCCAAAGAAGGCGAGAAACCGCTTGAAGATGATTATAGCAGCGACGACATTGAAAACATCAAACGCCTCCGCGAAGTGTACAACAGCAAAGGCCTGCAAGCCGATGTTCTGCACATTGCCGAGAAACTCGAAGGTTCGGTACGCAACACCGGCATTCACGCGGCGGGCATTATCATCGCACCGAAAGATTTAACGGAACTGATACCCGTATTCGCTTCAAAGGAAACAGACCTCTGCATCACGCAAATTGAAGGCAGCATCATTGAGGATAGCGGCGTAATCAAGATGGACTTTCTCGGATTGAAAACCTTGTCCATCATTCGCGATGCGCTTATCAACATTAAAGAAAAACACGGCGTTGACATAGACATCGACGCCATTCCGCTGGATGACGCGGCAACCTATGAACTTTACCAACGCGCCGATACCATTGCAACCTTTCAGTTTGAAAGCCCGGGCATGCAGAAGTATCTCAAAGAACTGAAGCCCGACCAGTTTGCGGACCTGATTGCGATGAACGCCTTGTACCGTCCCGGTCCGATGGCCTACATTCCACAATACGTGGACCGCAAGCACGGCCGCGAAGCAGTTGAATATGATTTGCCCGAAATGGCCGAATACCTTGAAGAAACCTACGGCATCACCGTTTACCAGGAACAGGTAATGTTGCTGGCGCAAAAGATTGCCGGCTTCAGCAAAGGTGATGCGGACGTGTTGCGCAAGGCCATGGGAAAGAAAGACCGTAAGACGCTCGACAAAATGAAGAGCAAGTTTATTGACGGTGCAAAAGAGAAAGGCCACAAGAAAGATGTGCTCGAAAAAATTTGGACGGATTGGGAAGCTTTTGCGCAATACGCCTTCAACAAATCACACTCCACTTGCTATGCTTACGTGGCCTATCAAACCGCCTACTTAAAAGCACATTATCCGGCCGAATACATGGCCGCGGTTTTAAATCATGCGAACGCCATTGAAAAGCTTACCTTCTTTATGGAAGAATGCAAGCGCATGGGTTTAACGGTGTTGGGTCCCGACATCAACGAATCGCAGAAAGGCTTTGCCGTGAATGCCGAAGGAGAGATTCGTTTTGGTTTGGGTGGCTTAAAAGGTGTGGGCGAAGCGGCGGTGGAAAGCATCATTGACGAAAGAAAGAGCGGCGGTGTGTTTGAAGACCCGTTCAATTTTATGAAACGAATCAACCAGCGTACCGTTAATAAAAAAACGTTGGAAAGCTTGATTTATGCAGGAGCATTTGACGAGTTTCCGCAATTGCACCGTGCGCAATACCTGTGTGTGCCCGAAGGCGAAACGCAAAACGGTTTGGAAAAAATGATTCGCTACGGAAACGTGGTGCAGGCAGAAAGTTTAAGCACAACCAACACGTTGTTTGGCGACTTGCCCGCGGTGCTGGACATTAAACCACCCGCAATCCCAAATTGTCCGCCGTTTTCACTTACCGAAAAACTCGAAAAAGAAAAAGAAGTCACGGGCATTTATTTGAGCGGCCATCCGCTCGACCATTACCGATTTGAAATAAAATATTACGGCATTACATCCATTGCCGATTTTAATGAAATAAAAGAGTCGGCCATCTTGGCCGGACAAGGTAGAACATACAAAATGCTTTGTTTGGTTTCTGGTGTCAATCACCGCATTTCGCGGCAGGGAAACAAGTTCGGCGCCTTTACGGTAGAAGATTATTCGGGCAAAACAGAATTGGTTTTGTTTGGCGATGACTATGCACGTTACCAACATTTCTTTCTGCAGGGCAGTGCTATTTATTTAACGGGAAGCTTCAAACAGCGGTGGAACAAAGCCGAATTCGAATTTAAAATCACCGGCATCACTCTTGCCGAAAACGTGAAGCGGAGTTTAACCAAACAGCTTTGCCTGGAAATGGACGTGCGAAACATTCAGCCGGAATGGATTGAATTTTTGGAAAAGAATTTGAAAGCTTTTCCCGGGCCAAGTTCCGTGCGGATAACCATCACGGAACCAAAGACCGACATGAAGGCGGCTTTGCAGACAAACGGGCACGGCTTTGAATTGAACACGGCCATGATTCAGTTCCTGGAAAAACGGCCAGAGATTGAAGTGAAAGTGGCTACAACGGTTTAG
- the trxA gene encoding thioredoxin — MAKAFTDSNFQTEVLSNDKLTIVDFWAEWCGPCRAIGPVIDELSKEYEGKVNIGKVNVDENPQVSMNYGITSIPAILFIKNGQVVDKLVGAQPKGNFVKKIEAHLN; from the coding sequence ATGGCAAAAGCATTCACCGATTCAAATTTTCAAACAGAAGTGTTGAGTAACGATAAACTGACAATCGTGGATTTTTGGGCTGAATGGTGCGGACCCTGCCGCGCAATTGGCCCCGTGATTGACGAGCTGTCAAAAGAATACGAAGGCAAAGTAAACATCGGCAAAGTAAACGTTGACGAGAATCCACAGGTGAGCATGAACTACGGCATTACGTCAATACCTGCCATTTTGTTCATTAAAAACGGACAAGTGGTTGATAAATTAGTTGGCGCTCAACCCAAAGGCAATTTTGTAAAAAAGATTGAAGCGCATTTGAATTAA